CAGAGGACAGGAAGCTGAGGGTTGGCATAATTGCGGAGATGGGAGGAAATGATGACGTCATGAAACGCTTCAACGAAGCTGTTGAGGTTATCAGGGAGAAGCATGAGGTTGGAGAGGTGAGCATGCCCTCCTTCAAGTATGCCCTCGCTGCGTACTACATCATCGCCATGAGCGAGGCTTCATCCAACCTCGCAAGGTATGATGGAGTGAGATACGGCTTCGCCCTTGAAAAGCTGGACTCTTGGCGGAGGTACTTCTCGAAGGTTAGGGCAGAGGGCTTTGGTGATGAAGTGAAGAGGAGAATAATGCTCGGCAGCTACGCTCTGTCAGCAGGCTACTACGGAAAATACTACCTCAAGGCGCAGAAGGTGAGAACGCTCGTCATAAGGGATTTCAAGAAGGCCTTTGAGGAGTATGATGTTCTGATTTCGCCAACAATGCCAGCACTGCCCTTCAAGATCGGGGAGCTGGCCGACCCGCTGACAATGTATAAAGCTGATGTGAACACCGTCCCCGTGAACCTTGCGGGATTGCCTGCCTTGAGCGTTCCCGTCGGGATGGTTAAAGGCCTGCCGGTTGGCCTGCAGGTCATAGGGAACTACTTCAGCGAGAACACCCTGCTGAACTTCGGTAAGTGGGTGGGGGAGAGGTTTGGCGAGGGAGATTAGGGGCTGAAAACATCAAAACAGCTAAAGGAAGCCGAATTCTGCCAAGTAGAAGTGCAGGTTCGTCAGAAACTCGTTTAAGGAGTGATAGGGGACGATTATGCAGCCTGAGTGAAAGCGCAGTGAATCGTCAATTAAGCTAACAACAACAGGAATGGCTCTTTTTCCTGTTAAGGCAGAAAACCTCTCGCAGCGCCTTCTGTGCTTCTCTGCCTCTCTTCGCAGCTGGGAAGCTCTGTACCTTGAGGCTGAGTATAGCTTGGCATCGAAGCACAGCACAATTCCGTAGCGCTCGGCCACAACGTCAATCTCTGCCCTCCCCTCCTCATCTTTGAAAACGAACCTGAACTTCGTTGAGAAGTCGTGTGCCTCGCAAATCCTCCTTACTTCCCCCTCAAACTCCTGCCATCTCATCTGATTGCGTTTCTACCCGCCTCGCTCAGCTTCTCCTTCTCCACAAAAACGATGGCGTACTTCATCATCTCGTCAATCTCGTCCTCGTCCGCATCAAAGATGTCTGCTGGAAAGGCAAATTCAGCAAAGCAGTACTCCTTCTCCCCAACCATTGACTCGGAGAGCTTCTTGCAGAAGTCCGTCACATCGCTTGAGACGACGACAACAACATCATCCTCCAGATGCCCCTCAAGAAACTTCAGAAAGCTCTCCTTGCTGAAGACGTAGGCTGGCATAAAAGGAGTTGGCTGAGAGGTTGATAATTTTTATTGTTTTGGTTGAGGGAGTTTTAAAGCCCTGTCAAATTGGTTTCAAAACCATCTTTAAATACTGAAAAATATGGCACCAGTTTAAGGCAGAAGGGGCTGATGAGCAGTGGAGTTCTACAAGGTTGGATTCTGTTCAATATATGCATGCTGCTATCCGACTTTCCTATGCCCCAAACCTTTTTGAAAATCAAGCAAAACAAAGCTTGTGAACCTTTACTTCTTCACCTTCACCGGCAACAGCAGAAAAATTGCGGAAATGGTTGCAGATGAGCTCGCTGTTGAGTTAAGAGAAATCAAGAGCCTCAGGCTTCCCTACATTGCATGGCTTCTGCTCTCCTTCGTCCCCTGCATGGCAGTTAAAATTGACGTCCAGCCTCCGACAGGTAAAGAAATAATCCTTTGCTTCCCGAAATGGACTTTCAACTGCCCACCTGTAACAGCCTTCCTGAAAAAGTTCGCTAAAGGCAGGGAAATCCGAATGATAATCTGCTACGGTGGCTTTGACGAGAGAAGATATGCCGAATTTTACAAAAGCTTCGCTCTGAAGTGCGGAGCCAAAAAAGCTGATTACTTGCTCGTTAAGAGGAGGGAGCTAAGAGAGAACCCGGAAAAGGTTCGGGATAACATCAAAAAATGGCTGAAGATCAGCTAACGGCCGTCTCGACGCACTTCCTTAAGTCGCCAAAGGCTACATCAACATCCCTTTTGTTCGGGAGGTAGTACAGCGCCTTTCCAGAGTTCACCATAATGCACCTGAACTTTGAGGTTGCCGGTGACACCACCATGCAGGTGTCCGAGAAAACTTTTACGCCAAGTTCCTCAAGCTTCTGGACGATTTTTTCAGCTTTTCTCGCAACATCTCTTGCTGTAAACACCCAGAACTCTTTTTTGGCTTTTCTGCCCCCCATCAGCTTTAAGATCGTTTCAAGCTCCCTGACAGAGGCGTGAGGACATCCAATTGTGATTAAATCTGGCTCACACGCCCTTTCAAGCCTATCGTCAACCTCGATTTTTTCAGCCGGCTTCTCAAAATCCTTCCACTCGGGAGTGTAATTTTCAGCATGAAACATCACGGTATTTCCGGTTGCGGCAAGCGCCGCACCGAGAAGCTTTAACTCCTCCTCAGTCACGCTCCTGTCAAAGACGAAGTAGGGTATTTGGTCTCTCAACTCCCTTCCAGCCTTGTAACCCGCTGCTGCAAGGTCACCCTTTAGCCTGACGAAGATTGTCGGTGCCCTGTTCTCCTTTATGTGCACACCGTAGTAGGGAATTTTGCCGATTATGGCAGCAGCTATTGCTGATGGCCCGCTCTCCCTCTCAGTTCTCGCCCCTATTATGGAGTTTGCGTAGACTATTGCAGAGCTTTCAGCCCAGGCCAGATGGTCGCCGAACTCTGGCCTGAGAAGGTAGTAGGGTGTGCACGTCAGAGTCATCCTAACCCCAAGCCTCTCAAAAACTCTCAGAACGCGCATCTGCTTCTCATGGAACTCCTCATCTATACCCATCTCCCTCCATCTCTCCACATCCATGCCCGCAGGATTGAGCGTTGCGGGAACTTTCAGCTTGGCATCAAGACTTTCAAGCCACTCCAGTCCAGCTTCACCGATGTTGTCGTAGCTAACCCCGGAAATGTGCGCCGATTTCACCTCCACAAGCCTTTCGGCCTCATTTGCCTCTCCTTCTGCAACAAGAATTTCCATGCACTTTCTTATTGTATCGTTGTCACTCTCAAGCAGCCTCTCCTCATCCTTTGTCAGATACATGCTTCCACCTCCTTTTTGAGCCACTCAGGCAAAGCAAATGCAGCTCTGTGGACATCAGGGTTGTAGTGAACGGTTTTCCCCTTTATTCTTTCAAATCTTTCCTCAAGATTGCTGAAGTCGTATTCTCCACCAATTATAAAGCTCCAGAGGGCAAGAGGGTAGGTCGGAACGCATGACAGGTAAACATCCCTCCTTTCAAAGGGGGCGGAGTTGACAAGCAGCGTTCTGAAGTACTCCTTCTGAATTAGAGGAGACTGAGACTGAAGGCTTATCACATCGCATTTTTGCCTCGCAAGCTCGAAGAACTCTCTGTCGAAGAGCGTGTCGCTAACACCTACTGGATCAGTGCTGTCCACTATGATCACATCAAAAATCTCGCAGTCTCTCAGAAACTCCTTTCCATCCATAATCGCTATCTCAACCCTCTCGTCCTCGAATGCACCGTGGTCAATCTTCAAAAACTTTCTTGATAGGTCGATAACGTTCCTGTCTATGTCAACCAGCACCGCCCTCTCAACATTGTGCTTCAGAACCTCTCTCAGCGCTCCACCGTCACCACCACCTATGACCGCAACCTTTCTCGGATTTTCGTGGGAAAGCATCGGAACGTGAACGAGCATTTCGTGGTAGAAGGGTTCATCAAGTTCTGTGAGCTGAATTTTTCCATCGATGACGAGCATTTTTCCCATCGATTCGGTCTCATAAATCTCGACTTTCTGAACCCCTTCTGCCTCGTAAAGCTTCTTTTTCACTTTGATTGCCAGGCCGCATCCGTCGTAGTACTCGAAGAACCAAACCATAAGCTAATAAAGGATTGACGGGATTATAAACCTATGGCTCTGGTCGTGGTGGACGTGCAGGAGAAGCTTGCCCCACACATTGAAGGAATTGAAGAGATGCTGAAAAGGACGGTAAAGCTCGTTAAAGCTATAGTCGCCTTAAAACAGCCGGTTATCTTCACAGAGCAGATAAAGCTCGGCAAAACGGTTGATGAGCTTGCTGAATACGCTGAAGAGCCAATAGTAAAGTCTACCTTCAGCTGCTACAAAGACGAGAACTTCAGAAGAAAAATAGAAGAGCTTAAGCCTGAGAAAGTAATTCTGGCAGGAATAGAGGCGCACATCTGCGTTCTGCAGACAGCAATCGACATGAAGAGGGCTGGGTACGATGTTTACGTCGTCGCTGACTGCACAGGCTCGAGGAAAGCTGAGGACAAGGAAATTGCGTTAATGAGGCTCGCTGGTGAGGGAATAAAGCTTACCACGTGGGAGAGCATAGTTTACGAGCTTCTCGAGTCTGCAGAACATCCTGCGTTCAGGGAAATTCTACAGATAGTGAAAAATTGATTACAGCTTCTCAATAAAATTTTTTAGGGCTCTGTTAAACTCATCGGGCTTTTCAAGCATAACCATGTGGCCCGCTTCCGGGATAACAACCATTTCCGCTGACGGAATGTGCTTTTTGAAGAACTCGGAGTACTTCACGGGTGTTAAAGCGTCTTTCTCCCCAACGATGAGAAGCGTTGGGATATCCACCTTTACTTTTCCGCTCCTGTAGTCTTCGAGAAGGTCGAATCTGTCGCAGAGGGAGAGGTCGAGATGGAGAACCCCCGCCCTCTCCGCAAAAACTTTAGAGAACTCCTTTGCAAGCTCTTGGTTCGAGAAAGCATACTTTGAAACCAATTCTGCAGCCTCTGCGGGCTTCTCCTTAAGCATAGTTAGAATTTCGGGCATAACTCTTAGCCTTGCCCCTGTTCCAACGAGCACCAGAGCCTTCACAACCTTCGGATACTCAAGATAGATTTTCTGTGCAACCGCTCCTCCGAGGCTGTGACCGACTATAACAGCCTTGCCCATGAGCTTTTTCACGGTCTTTGCAACGAAGTAGGCGTAATCACCAATGTCCCTTATCTCCGCCGCGCAGCTACGGCCGTGGTTAGGCAGGTCAATGGCGTAGCCTCCAACATCCTCAAGCTGCCTTTCCCAGAGAGTTGCATCGCATCCCGAGCCATGGATGTACATCACGTCTTTCTCCTTCCCTTTAAGCACGGAAATCTTCAGGGCGTCGATTTCGAGAGTTATTCTTTCCATGTTAAAGATTAATTTTTACGGATTATATAAGATTTTGGAGAATCAACGATCAAAACACAACTTGGCATCCCAATTATTTTCCCTTCAATCTGGAGGATGCTTCCACCAGAAAGCATTGCAGAGTTCATCCCACTCCAAACTTCTATGAGGCTTAATCTCATTATGCCATCCAACAACTGCTTCAACTGAGCCAAACTTTCCAGTCCCTCTCTCAACCTTTACTCTCGCAAGAATGTGCTTAACCTTCTCTCTGCTTTTCGCAGCAACGAATTGGGTTCGTGTTCGGTAAGAATCTCTTCAGGAATGCCAT
The nucleotide sequence above comes from Archaeoglobus fulgidus DSM 4304. Encoded proteins:
- a CDS encoding AF2331 family protein encodes the protein MPAYVFSKESFLKFLEGHLEDDVVVVVSSDVTDFCKKLSESMVGEKEYCFAEFAFPADIFDADEDEIDEMMKYAIVFVEKEKLSEAGRNAIR
- a CDS encoding flavodoxin family protein, which produces MNLYFFTFTGNSRKIAEMVADELAVELREIKSLRLPYIAWLLLSFVPCMAVKIDVQPPTGKEIILCFPKWTFNCPPVTAFLKKFAKGREIRMIICYGGFDERRYAEFYKSFALKCGAKKADYLLVKRRELRENPEKVRDNIKKWLKIS
- a CDS encoding aconitase X catalytic domain-containing protein; protein product: MYLTKDEERLLESDNDTIRKCMEILVAEGEANEAERLVEVKSAHISGVSYDNIGEAGLEWLESLDAKLKVPATLNPAGMDVERWREMGIDEEFHEKQMRVLRVFERLGVRMTLTCTPYYLLRPEFGDHLAWAESSAIVYANSIIGARTERESGPSAIAAAIIGKIPYYGVHIKENRAPTIFVRLKGDLAAAGYKAGRELRDQIPYFVFDRSVTEEELKLLGAALAATGNTVMFHAENYTPEWKDFEKPAEKIEVDDRLERACEPDLITIGCPHASVRELETILKLMGGRKAKKEFWVFTARDVARKAEKIVQKLEELGVKVFSDTCMVVSPATSKFRCIMVNSGKALYYLPNKRDVDVAFGDLRKCVETAVS
- the speE gene encoding spermidine synthase gives rise to the protein MVWFFEYYDGCGLAIKVKKKLYEAEGVQKVEIYETESMGKMLVIDGKIQLTELDEPFYHEMLVHVPMLSHENPRKVAVIGGGDGGALREVLKHNVERAVLVDIDRNVIDLSRKFLKIDHGAFEDERVEIAIMDGKEFLRDCEIFDVIIVDSTDPVGVSDTLFDREFFELARQKCDVISLQSQSPLIQKEYFRTLLVNSAPFERRDVYLSCVPTYPLALWSFIIGGEYDFSNLEERFERIKGKTVHYNPDVHRAAFALPEWLKKEVEACI
- a CDS encoding hydrolase; translated protein: MALVVVDVQEKLAPHIEGIEEMLKRTVKLVKAIVALKQPVIFTEQIKLGKTVDELAEYAEEPIVKSTFSCYKDENFRRKIEELKPEKVILAGIEAHICVLQTAIDMKRAGYDVYVVADCTGSRKAEDKEIALMRLAGEGIKLTTWESIVYELLESAEHPAFREILQIVKN
- a CDS encoding alpha/beta fold hydrolase, with product MERITLEIDALKISVLKGKEKDVMYIHGSGCDATLWERQLEDVGGYAIDLPNHGRSCAAEIRDIGDYAYFVAKTVKKLMGKAVIVGHSLGGAVAQKIYLEYPKVVKALVLVGTGARLRVMPEILTMLKEKPAEAAELVSKYAFSNQELAKEFSKVFAERAGVLHLDLSLCDRFDLLEDYRSGKVKVDIPTLLIVGEKDALTPVKYSEFFKKHIPSAEMVVIPEAGHMVMLEKPDEFNRALKNFIEKL